A single window of Granulicella cerasi DNA harbors:
- a CDS encoding DUF3800 domain-containing protein, which translates to MAYLDESFDPAPEGVFAVGAVIGNERDVLKAETEWRSLRKTGDRPFKHRHFRQRPASLEQFARAIANSGMISVGMRLDRGYFSRHRKVAPLPKHYLRDPHLLTYHLHIVLLAYGLSNAGYEGEIDFTCDSCEMHGHNLTESWESLKHKNPRAGSLMGSLFMEDDATCLPLQMADLVAGELRKAGEGWRTDQTATSTAMQILQDQGSLLVLPDMDEKALTSFWSFHAENQSVRKAGS; encoded by the coding sequence ATGGCCTATCTCGACGAGAGTTTTGATCCTGCGCCCGAGGGCGTTTTTGCGGTAGGTGCGGTGATCGGGAATGAACGGGATGTGTTGAAGGCCGAGACTGAATGGAGGTCTCTTCGAAAGACGGGAGATCGCCCCTTCAAACATCGGCATTTCAGACAACGGCCCGCCTCGCTGGAGCAGTTCGCGCGTGCAATCGCAAATTCGGGAATGATCTCAGTAGGTATGCGCCTGGACAGAGGCTATTTCTCAAGGCACCGCAAAGTCGCTCCCCTGCCAAAGCATTATCTTCGCGATCCACATTTACTTACATACCACTTACACATCGTGCTGTTAGCTTACGGGCTTTCGAATGCCGGCTACGAGGGCGAGATCGATTTCACCTGCGATAGCTGCGAGATGCACGGTCACAACTTGACGGAGAGTTGGGAGTCTTTGAAACACAAGAATCCAAGAGCCGGATCGCTCATGGGTTCACTGTTCATGGAGGATGATGCCACCTGCCTTCCATTACAAATGGCGGATCTAGTCGCAGGGGAACTCAGGAAGGCCGGAGAGGGTTGGAGAACTGACCAAACTGCCACGTCAACGGCAATGCAAATTCTTCAAGATCAGGGGTCCCTATTGGTACTGCCCGACATGGATGAAAAAGCCCTTACGAGTTTCTGGTCGTTCCACGCGGAGAATCAGTCGGTCAGAAAAGCGGGCAGTTGA
- a CDS encoding DUF3106 domain-containing protein, protein MKFSATTRPAMLSTLVLAATVLLAPTLAAQGMRRGGGGGERRGAPMGPRDSMSANPNPGRAGGMDQVQAPGSLRGQHLNEWMNSHSNMSPQQRQEALGREPGFHNLPPETQQRMRDRLSQLDSMAPGQRQRMINRAEQMERMSPQQRADFRSAMLQLSALPPDQRRTVSRAFRDLRSMPPNQRAAALSSGQYGPMTPQQRQSLDELMRVEPIMPQ, encoded by the coding sequence ATGAAGTTCAGCGCCACAACCCGGCCCGCAATGCTCAGCACTTTGGTGTTGGCGGCGACCGTGTTGCTCGCGCCTACGCTCGCTGCACAAGGGATGCGTCGCGGCGGTGGTGGCGGTGAACGTCGTGGTGCGCCGATGGGGCCTCGCGACAGCATGAGTGCGAACCCGAATCCCGGACGTGCAGGCGGCATGGACCAGGTGCAAGCGCCGGGTTCGCTGCGCGGCCAGCACTTGAACGAGTGGATGAACAGCCACAGCAATATGTCGCCGCAGCAACGGCAGGAAGCTCTCGGGCGTGAGCCCGGCTTCCACAACCTGCCGCCGGAAACGCAGCAACGCATGCGCGATCGCCTTTCGCAGCTGGACAGCATGGCCCCCGGCCAGCGTCAGCGGATGATCAACCGCGCCGAGCAGATGGAGCGCATGTCGCCGCAGCAGCGAGCGGACTTCCGCTCCGCTATGCTTCAGTTGAGCGCTCTTCCGCCGGACCAGCGCCGCACGGTGTCGCGGGCATTCCGCGATCTACGTTCCATGCCACCCAATCAGCGTGCAGCCGCGCTCAGCAGCGGACAGTACGGCCCCATGACGCCACAGCAACGGCAGAGCCTTGACGAACTGATGCGGGTGGAACCGATCATGCCGCAGTAA
- a CDS encoding anti-sigma factor family protein: MADALLEPGFLSAHPEFEAHMAQCAECGQEWADLLATMAMMNEWTAPEPTPYFDTRLHARLREAVEAKPESFMERVRSWMMFSAGRSFRPMAAGALAVVMVLCGGGVALELYSNQAQPSSSATVNDLKIIDNNATALQQMDQLLSNQDDNSTDAPST; encoded by the coding sequence ATGGCAGACGCTCTACTCGAGCCGGGCTTTTTGTCCGCGCATCCTGAGTTTGAAGCGCACATGGCGCAGTGCGCCGAGTGTGGCCAGGAATGGGCCGATCTGCTGGCAACGATGGCGATGATGAATGAATGGACCGCGCCTGAGCCGACGCCGTACTTCGATACGCGCTTGCACGCGCGACTCCGCGAAGCGGTGGAAGCCAAGCCGGAGAGCTTTATGGAGCGCGTTCGCTCCTGGATGATGTTCTCCGCGGGACGCTCGTTCCGCCCCATGGCTGCCGGTGCGCTGGCCGTGGTCATGGTGCTTTGCGGTGGTGGCGTCGCGCTGGAGCTGTACTCCAACCAGGCGCAGCCCAGCTCCTCGGCCACGGTCAATGATCTGAAGATCATCGACAATAACGCTACCGCTCTGCAGCAGATGGACCAACTGTTGAGCAACCAGGACGACAACAGCACGGATGCGCCGAGCACTTAG
- a CDS encoding RNA polymerase sigma factor — MGTLVIHPGEIGAASEREAVITELTPEQAKKRAAAVARGDFSELNDAEVMLELKAGNLQAFDVLLNKYRKQIIHFMFRMVHNQAVAEELAQEVFLRVYRSRETYRAEARFSTWLYRIATNLGVNHARDTRYERSAQTVYLDDPDPETGTRPDVADDTPNVEADILRDERMKAIRDHVMALPERQRTAVLMHKYEGLDYKQIGEVLKLSESATKSLLFRAYQTLREKLKDFV, encoded by the coding sequence ATGGGCACGCTGGTCATCCATCCCGGAGAAATCGGAGCGGCAAGCGAACGCGAAGCCGTGATCACCGAACTGACGCCGGAACAGGCGAAAAAGCGTGCCGCGGCGGTAGCTCGCGGGGACTTTTCCGAGCTGAACGACGCCGAGGTGATGCTTGAGCTGAAGGCCGGCAACCTGCAAGCCTTCGATGTGCTGCTGAACAAGTACCGCAAGCAGATCATCCACTTCATGTTCCGCATGGTGCATAACCAGGCGGTGGCAGAAGAGCTGGCCCAGGAAGTTTTTCTGCGCGTCTATCGCTCGCGCGAGACGTACCGCGCCGAGGCACGGTTTTCGACGTGGCTGTATCGCATCGCTACGAACCTCGGCGTAAATCACGCTCGCGACACGCGTTACGAGCGCTCGGCGCAGACGGTTTATCTGGACGATCCGGACCCGGAAACGGGCACCCGGCCGGACGTGGCCGACGACACGCCGAACGTGGAAGCCGACATCCTGCGCGATGAGCGCATGAAGGCGATCCGCGACCATGTGATGGCCTTGCCGGAGCGTCAGCGTACAGCCGTGTTGATGCACAAGTATGAAGGGCTGGACTACAAGCAGATCGGCGAAGTGCTGAAACTGAGTGAGTCCGCCACGAAGAGCCTGCTCTTCCGCGCCTACCAGACGTTGCGCGAGAAGCTGAAGGACTTTGTGTAG